TGCTGAAGCTAACGGATTGGAGCTAGGTATACTGACCAACCCATCCCAATCCTTCCTCATTAATTAGAGATTCGTTCAGGAGAAGACAAAATGGCCGACGATGCGGGTTTGGAGCGTGTTAGTATCACGTTTCATACAAACGATGAAGATAAGGACACTGACACTCATGTTGAAGTTAGCGTCGAGATGTTTGACAACACCGTCGTGGCCATCCTTTCAGATGATCTCGGGCATTTCGACGACAACAGTGACGCTGGTCCGTTCTTTCTGGAACACATTTCACCAACAACTAGAGGTGCGATGAAGTCGGGTCATGTTTCCATTAAGTCCGTCCCCAACGGCGATGATACTTGGCGCTTCAACTTTTTACTTAATCTCCAGTTTCAGGATGGGTCACATCTCATTGCCAGAGCCAATGGCCTTGAGTTGAGTGAGACGCTTCCAAAACTGTCATTCGGAATTGAATGATTGTGATCAGGGCCAGTCTTATGAAGGCCCAGACCGCTTGCCTTGCGGTACAGGACCAGCGCCTCGTTGGCGTTGCCCTGGGATTTTGAGCAAGCGGCCAACGCTGTACTGGGATGCTCATTGCCGGCTTCGGCGGAATCTTGAGTTGGACTACTATGACCTTTGGCCAAGTCCGAGTTGGGCGATTCTAGCCTCCTCCTTCGTCGCGGCGATCTTGGGGTGCCGTGACGATGCCGCGGTTCGCACCTCCCTCCGGGATGACGCACTTGTCTTTCTGTAACGGCTTTTCGGCATGGCCGTCGCAAAGATCGGCTACCGGTTCGCCCTCCATGCCGACGAGATGTAGTTCATCGTCCGTCGGCTTCGCCGACCCCCCTAGATAATGCGCGCAGACAAGTCGCGCGAGTTCGTCAAGCTTCAGGACCACCGCCCGCCTCACATCCCAGATGCGGGCGGTCTTGTCCCGAGAAGCCGTCACCACCCGCGTGCCGTCCGGCGAGAAGGCGGCTGACCAGACAGCGCTCTCATGGTGCAGGGGCTCGCCCAAGGGCTTGCCCGTCGCTACATCCCAGAGGCGGGCTGTCTTGTCCGAAGACGCCGTCACAACCCGCGTGCCATCCGGCGAGAAGGCGGAAGAGCGCACCCCTTGATCATGCACCAATGCGAAAAGTTGGGGTATTTTCTGCAGGCTGTTCGCCAGTGCGATTTCAGCAAAGTGGTTGGCATCAAACGGAACTGCCTCGTCGCCAAAACAGACACCAATTGGCCGTCGAGCATCCCGCATCACCACCGCGAAGGGCGACTCGTCACTCTTCTGCAAGGCAAGCAATGCAAGGCGCAAGCTTGAATCAAAATACCCAAGCGTAGTCTAGCCGCGGGGGGAAACGTGGTTTGGTCGATCCGGCAGGTCGATCTTATGCCCAGTAAAGACGAGCGATTGGGGAAGGCCCATTATCACTTCTCTTCATTCTGATTTGGACCGCTTGCAGGTGAAATCCTATCGCCAGCAGCGTCCGACACTGTCGGTTACGTCCACGATCTCCGACGCAACCGACTCTCCGCCCAGTTCAATCACGACAGAGGCCAGTTTCCCTAGGTCGTTCAGCAGGTCACCCCGTGTGTACTGGGCAATGGCGGGAAGGAACTTTCCCCACGCCTCCGCAATCAGGGCAGGCTTAGGCCGGAAGGCTTGATCGGCAAGCCACCTGAGCGCGTCTGCCGGTGGCGCGTGTTTGATTAAACACCTCATGGCTACGTTCGCGAAACCGAGTTCTGCAAGGCGTGTGCCAGCAGCAAACAATATGTCAGTATTGCCTTCTTTTATGATCGCAGCCAGCTGCGATCGCAGAAGTGGCTCGGACAAGTGGCGCGCTAGCGGGCGCGCCGATGCGGCACCATGAACTTCAATCATCCGGCTCACCAACGCTGTCCGTTCCGAATCGGGCAAGTGTTCCAGCACGTGGTTGAGGAAGTGAGCCAGTTGTTTCGGATCCTGTTCCATATCCGAGAAATATGAGCGCACTTCCGCCAACGTGTCTTCAGGAGCAGAGGACAGCGCGGCTGTTAGGATTTGATCAAAGGCCTCTTCCCGAAGCTCCGGCCCCATCCTGGACTTATGCTCGCGCCAGAGCATAAGAGCCTCCTTGGCCGCGCGCGAGCGCTCGGGTTCCTCCAGCTGCGGCGCCAGTTGGCCGAGCAGCAGCATTCGAGGAATCCAGGAAAAATCCTGAACGGGAACCTTGTAGGCCTTAGCGAGGGCGGCTTTTCGCAAGTGCATCGGCAAATAGGGTGCCAGCGTCGCGTACAGCCTCTCGGTAGCGCGGTTCAGAGGCTCGATGGCGTCAGCAGCCGCGAGTGCCTCCGCAAGGCCTCGTTCCGACAGGGCGGGAGCCAGCGCGGCCATCGCTCGGGCGCGATACACGATCATTTCCTTTCCCATTGATCTGGCAACGGAAGCGAGGGCTTCGTCCTCATAACCTAGCTCCGCCAGCCTGCGTCCAAGCAAGGCCGCGGCGCCTGCCCGCTCTTCCATTCCCAGGCTGCTGCTGAAGCGGCCGCCAGGGTCGATGAAGCCTCCGGGGTCGATGTATCCAAGGTCCTTTCCAATTCTGCGGGTCCGGATCAGCAGTGACGCCACGTGGTTTGCGGGCAGGAAGCGCGCGAATCGAGCCAACGCGGACGTCTGCTCCTCGCCATCATCGATGACGCGGGCCAGACCGAGGAGAATTTTCAGTTGTGCTGCGGGCAGATGTGGCGCCATGGCCTCAAGGAGCTGCACCCATTGGTCGGTATGATCGGTGCTGGTAAGCGAGCGTACGATGAACAGGGCCTCCTCGACGCGTCCCAATGCAGCCAAGCGAGGGGCCAGCCCTAGCATCGCGGGTATCCGAGCGTTCGCTATGTCCCGGGACTTGGCGGTTGCTTCGTTGTAGACGCGCCGCCGCACGTCTCGGTCGAGTGAATCGGAAAGACGCAAGGCCGGATCCAACCAAGGCGCCGGCAGGTAGGGTGCCATCCGGCCGAGAGCCACGTCCCTGCGGACGTTGAGCTTCTGCACCAGCGCGAAGGCCCGCGCGCAGTCGCCCGTCTGGGCGCAGCGCACCGCGACGGTGATCATGCCTTCAGGATTCCAGAGTTCGATGTCGCCCAGCTTTCTACTGATGAAGCTGTCCGCGAGCCGCCGCAAAGGATCGCCGTCGAGCTTCGGCGCCAGATGGCCGAGCGCTTCGGACTGATACACCGGCACGGTGCAACTGAGAACATCGTCTACGAGGCTTTTCCAATGCTCGGCCTTGTCCTCGTCCGACGCGGCTTCCGCAAGACGAATGCGCGCCACCGTCCCCTTGACCGGATATTCGTACCGCGCGGCGGCTGCGTGTCGCAGGGCTTCAGCGATCACGGCCTTCCGCTGCTCTCCTTCCAGGTAGGGAGCAATCGTCGCCTGAATCCCGTAGCTACGGCTGTCGCTCAGGCGCTTGACGATCGCGTCGAAGTCACCGCGGACCCTGCGCTGGCACGCGGCCGGCGCGTTGTTCGCGAGTGTCTCCATGATGTCGAAACGTCCCTCCCAATCATCCCGACCAAGGGCGAACTGCATGGCATGTCGACATCCGGCCGATGTCAGGAATGGGGCAACGCGCTCGATGCAGCCCTTCATATCCGTCAGCTTTTCGATCTGGAGCGCCGCGTCGAGTGCAGCCTCCGATGCACCAGCTGGGACGAGTTTGCCGGCGCTCGCCAACAATTCTGTGATGGACTGACAGCGTTGCCCGGGATCTTCAATCTGACGTGCTGTATCGTAGGCCTCCCTAACTGCCCCCGCTCTGTGAGCATCCGGAATGTATGCAGCAAGAACGGTCAAGGCTCTGGCACGCTGGATCGGGTCCAATATCCGGCGCGCATACATCAATGCGTGGTCGACCGGCCATACTTCCCTCTGAACCAGCGCCGACAAGATGGCCGGCGGCAAGCGACCGGCCATGCTGTTGATGGATGCCTTGATCAGGGCATATCGAATCTCCCAAGCTACTGTGGAAGACTTCTTACCGCTTCTGACACGTTCCTTGGTGATTGTCCTGGCCAGGTGCCAGGCATGGTGGAGATCCGCGAGGTAGTTGTCGAGCAGCGCGGTTTCCTCATGGGCCGTGTACCAAGCGTTCTCGACGCGCCAATGGTGCACTTCATGTAATCTGCCGATGATCCTGTCGAACAGCCCCAGCCAGCCAGATCGTCGCCGGCGGGTAATCTCCTCGTGGCGCCATTCAAGTGCGAGCAGGGCGTGCAGCTCATCGTGGCGCGCGGCACGCTCGAGATGCACCACCAGGTGTTTCAATCCATATCGCTCATCGAGTTCGCGCAGCGAGACATCCCGCAGTCCTGGAAGGTGGTTCTTCAAGCCGCCCCACGCATTCAGGTAACGATTCGTGATCGCGGAGTGAGTAGAGCGCACGGCATTTGCTAGGGAGCGAGTAAAGCTTTGCTCCGGCGCCGTCAGTTGCTTCATGTTGACGTGGCCTTCGAGGAATTCGCGAAGGCTCGCGTGATGCAGGCCGTAGCGCGGCGGAACGCTCTCGTAAACGTTCAGGAACGGAAGCCAGTGTTGCTCCAACAGTTTTGTTAACCCGGGCTCGGGGACATTTGCGAGGGCCGCGAGGACTTGCCCGGATACGGCTTCCTGTGCCGCTGCCAACGCCGCTAGAACCGGCAGGTGCAGCTTGTTCCAGTCCTCGGAATGCCTGGCGCTCCAGGCAAGCCAGTGCCGCGCATAGTATTGCCAGAGCCCATTCGGCAACGATTGCAGATCGTCGAGCTTCCGCTCGCCGCTTTGGATCTCCGCAATGACGTGGTGCAGGTAGATCCAGTTGCCGTCAGATTTGTCCAGGAGAGCGTCGATCGCGGCCTGCACGTCTGCGAATGCCAAGCTTCCAGCGGCCTGGAGCGTCGAGGTCACGTAGACCTCGGCGTCGTGCCGGTTGTCTGTGTTACCCGCTTCAATCTTGAAGACTGTTCGGGGAGCCTGAACGTTGAGACTTACCCCGACGGGTTGTTGCGAAACTACAAGGTAGACCCCGCGGGGAAGCACCTGCGGCAGGCCGAGCACATTTTGACCTTCCGGCGTCCCGGCCTCGTCGAGAGCGTCGACAACAATAATGATTGACCTGCCTGGATCGGTTTCATCGCGGTGTGCCGCAATCCGGAACAACAGCGACTGCAAGTCTGGCCTGTCCGCCGGTTCGGCGAGGTGCGCCGTCGCTAGATCGCGCGGGAGCCGCCATCGATTCACAAGCTGCGCGGCGATGTTGCGGATCGTTTGTGTGATACCCGTGGATCCCCGCGCCTGTTCGCAGAAGTGGTGCACGCAATCGACGTGCTGCGCGTAGTGCGCCAGATAGGCCGTCTTGCCCATGCCGCT
This genomic stretch from Nordella sp. HKS 07 harbors:
- a CDS encoding DUF4062 domain-containing protein — translated: MQATVHVFVSSTKKDLRPERKAVETVVNQMRATKFVGMEYFGSRDETTAEASLAEVGRCQLYIGILGGRYGSGITEQEYRRAIERQLPCLIYFKRDDRSTQRDRDKASAAKLRALKKELKKQHTVKTYFAGPDDLAAMVATDLHNWLFDKYLGPRLEALLQGGRPEGDLDALLGAVRELSALGKDLVSRLQTAGLVSAQLADAYIDPTPVFRRVKLEQFVGREWITAAIEAFQQSNDCGYFVLEAKSGMGKTAYLAHYAQHVDCVHHFCEQARGSTGITQTIRNIAAQLVNRWRLPRDLATAHLAEPADRPDLQSLLFRIAAHRDETDPGRSIIIVVDALDEAGTPEGQNVLGLPQVLPRGVYLVVSQQPVGVSLNVQAPRTVFKIEAGNTDNRHDAEVYVTSTLQAAGSLAFADVQAAIDALLDKSDGNWIYLHHVIAEIQSGERKLDDLQSLPNGLWQYYARHWLAWSARHSEDWNKLHLPVLAALAAAQEAVSGQVLAALANVPEPGLTKLLEQHWLPFLNVYESVPPRYGLHHASLREFLEGHVNMKQLTAPEQSFTRSLANAVRSTHSAITNRYLNAWGGLKNHLPGLRDVSLRELDERYGLKHLVVHLERAARHDELHALLALEWRHEEITRRRRSGWLGLFDRIIGRLHEVHHWRVENAWYTAHEETALLDNYLADLHHAWHLARTITKERVRSGKKSSTVAWEIRYALIKASINSMAGRLPPAILSALVQREVWPVDHALMYARRILDPIQRARALTVLAAYIPDAHRAGAVREAYDTARQIEDPGQRCQSITELLASAGKLVPAGASEAALDAALQIEKLTDMKGCIERVAPFLTSAGCRHAMQFALGRDDWEGRFDIMETLANNAPAACQRRVRGDFDAIVKRLSDSRSYGIQATIAPYLEGEQRKAVIAEALRHAAAARYEYPVKGTVARIRLAEAASDEDKAEHWKSLVDDVLSCTVPVYQSEALGHLAPKLDGDPLRRLADSFISRKLGDIELWNPEGMITVAVRCAQTGDCARAFALVQKLNVRRDVALGRMAPYLPAPWLDPALRLSDSLDRDVRRRVYNEATAKSRDIANARIPAMLGLAPRLAALGRVEEALFIVRSLTSTDHTDQWVQLLEAMAPHLPAAQLKILLGLARVIDDGEEQTSALARFARFLPANHVASLLIRTRRIGKDLGYIDPGGFIDPGGRFSSSLGMEERAGAAALLGRRLAELGYEDEALASVARSMGKEMIVYRARAMAALAPALSERGLAEALAAADAIEPLNRATERLYATLAPYLPMHLRKAALAKAYKVPVQDFSWIPRMLLLGQLAPQLEEPERSRAAKEALMLWREHKSRMGPELREEAFDQILTAALSSAPEDTLAEVRSYFSDMEQDPKQLAHFLNHVLEHLPDSERTALVSRMIEVHGAASARPLARHLSEPLLRSQLAAIIKEGNTDILFAAGTRLAELGFANVAMRCLIKHAPPADALRWLADQAFRPKPALIAEAWGKFLPAIAQYTRGDLLNDLGKLASVVIELGGESVASEIVDVTDSVGRCWR
- a CDS encoding WD40 repeat domain-containing protein, giving the protein MRLALLALQKSDESPFAVVMRDARRPIGVCFGDEAVPFDANHFAEIALANSLQKIPQLFALVHDQGVRSSAFSPDGTRVVTASSDKTARLWDVATGKPLGEPLHHESAVWSAAFSPDGTRVVTASRDKTARIWDVRRAVVLKLDELARLVCAHYLGGSAKPTDDELHLVGMEGEPVADLCDGHAEKPLQKDKCVIPEGGANRGIVTAPQDRRDEGGG